The genomic stretch TCTGTGCCTTGCGCATCGGAACATCTTCAATCTCCAGACCGGTCTCTTCATGCTCGTTGGTCAGCGCACAGAAACGACCATTTTTCATACCGGGAATCGAGCGCGGAGAGATGCCCGATTCGGTCAGTGCAAAGCGTTTAAAAGCGCCCTTTTCCAGCGCATCTAACTGCTCTTGCGTAACCATTTCACCGCGATCGATCGAATAGCGATTCAAGTCGATCGTATCCAGCGTCATCTTGTTCATGCCGATCAGCAGGTCGCTGAGCACGATGACGACACATTGATATCTCTCGGCGAGGTTGAATGCGTGAAAGGTCTGGTAGTAGCAGTCTTCAATTGAGGTCGGCGCCAATACGACCCGCGGGATTTCCCCGTGCGAACCGTACAGAGCACCGTTCAGATCGGACTGCTCCGTTTTCGTCGGCAATCCCGTGGATGGACCGCCGCGTTGCACGTCGATGATGACAAGCGGCGTCTCGGAGATCCCCGCCATGCCGATCGCCTCCATCATCAGCGAGAGGCCCGGGCCTGAGGTCGAGGTCATCGCGCGCACACCCGAATAGTTGGCGCCGATCGCCATGATGCACGCGGCGATCTCATCTTCTGCCTGCAACACTTTGCCGCCGACGTCTTTCATGTTCCCAAGCAACCAGTACATAATTTCTGTCGCCGGGGTGATCGGGTAAGCGGCCAGGATGCGACAACCTGCCATCAAAGCGCCGACACCGATACTCTCGTTGCCCGTCATCAGCAGACGCGGCGTGGCCGGCTTGGTCGCAGCAGGCACGGGACGCTGAACGTCGGCGTAGTTTTCTTTCACATAATCATAGCCCTTGTTGAAAGCGGTCTTGTTCAACTCGACCAGCTCGGCCCCTTTCTTGCCAAACTGCGCTTCGATCTGCTCATAGAAATTGTTCGGGTCGATGCCGAGCACATAGGAAGAAGCGCCCGCGGCGACCATGTTTTTGATGATCACGTTGCCGAGATCTTTGGCCATCTGCGACATCGGAACCGAGCAGATTTTCAAACTGTCGCGCTTGGAGGTGCCTGCAAATTTCGCATCGTGCAGGATTACGCCGTCTGTGATCAATTCGTCTTCATTCTCGTCGATCGTCGTCTGGTCAAACGCGATCAGGATATCGAGCGTGTCGCCATGATAATCGACCTGCTCCTCATTGTTCGCTCTGATTTTGTAGTTGGTGTGACCGCCTTTGACCAGCGACATGAAGTGGCGGTAGGCGAATATGTAATACCCCATACGGGTGAGGACCGTCGCCAGAATCTCG from Tumebacillus algifaecis encodes the following:
- a CDS encoding 2-oxoacid:acceptor oxidoreductase subunit alpha gives rise to the protein MTNEFTWKVGGAQGEGIDSTGEILATVLTRMGYYIFAYRHFMSLVKGGHTNYKIRANNEEQVDYHGDTLDILIAFDQTTIDENEDELITDGVILHDAKFAGTSKRDSLKICSVPMSQMAKDLGNVIIKNMVAAGASSYVLGIDPNNFYEQIEAQFGKKGAELVELNKTAFNKGYDYVKENYADVQRPVPAATKPATPRLLMTGNESIGVGALMAGCRILAAYPITPATEIMYWLLGNMKDVGGKVLQAEDEIAACIMAIGANYSGVRAMTSTSGPGLSLMMEAIGMAGISETPLVIIDVQRGGPSTGLPTKTEQSDLNGALYGSHGEIPRVVLAPTSIEDCYYQTFHAFNLAERYQCVVIVLSDLLIGMNKMTLDTIDLNRYSIDRGEMVTQEQLDALEKGAFKRFALTESGISPRSIPGMKNGRFCALTNEHEETGLEIEDVPMRKAQMNKRFRKMETLAREVNEWGVDYQGAESPELLLIGYGSTKAQIAEAVKNLDGMVVGHLQLRAMMPFPSDAVKRRIDAAKRVIVLDNNFTGQLTGLIHREIGYHDKTETLTKYDGNPFTVGDILSFVKG